In Geopsychrobacter electrodiphilus DSM 16401, a single window of DNA contains:
- a CDS encoding DUF4019 domain-containing protein, whose translation MKSKHTSYLVSLVSRLLYRTILVCALFLVFGVSTGHAEREDLSRVAANSFLELLDAGNYIQAWWEGSELLHQTTDLDTWVAEQLVQRQLLGHLTERTIKGVTERTVMSGFPDGDYRIFVVGSRFEKKQKALELLILNKEPFEDWRVVSYRLR comes from the coding sequence ATGAAATCCAAACATACATCGTATCTGGTCAGTCTTGTAAGTCGTCTTTTGTATCGAACCATTTTGGTCTGCGCGCTATTTCTGGTGTTTGGGGTTTCGACCGGCCACGCTGAGCGGGAGGATCTGTCACGCGTTGCTGCGAACAGTTTTCTTGAATTGCTTGATGCGGGTAATTATATCCAGGCCTGGTGGGAGGGGAGCGAACTTTTGCATCAGACGACAGATCTTGATACCTGGGTCGCCGAGCAACTCGTTCAGCGCCAATTACTCGGACACCTTACGGAGCGCACAATTAAAGGTGTAACCGAACGTACGGTGATGAGTGGCTTTCCCGATGGGGATTATCGCATTTTTGTGGTTGGCAGTCGCTTTGAAAAGAAACAGAAGGCTTTGGAGCTGCTGATCCTTAACAAGGAGCCTTTCGAGGACTGGCGGGTGGTCTCCTATCGATTGCGATAG
- a CDS encoding c-type cytochrome: protein MRPILVAITLLLSTLTSPLLAADLTSEQSAQARQLFTALGCQACHDFNKSGSTLAPSLDRIGLKLNAEQILARLQLPAQKLGQGEKFMPSYRTTAPAQLELLSRFLAQRK, encoded by the coding sequence ATGCGTCCCATATTAGTCGCCATCACATTGTTGCTGTCAACGCTGACCAGCCCTCTGCTGGCGGCCGACCTCACTTCAGAACAGAGTGCACAGGCCCGGCAACTGTTTACGGCCCTGGGATGTCAAGCCTGCCATGATTTTAACAAGAGCGGTTCGACCCTGGCACCATCACTGGATCGTATCGGCCTCAAGTTAAACGCCGAACAAATTTTGGCCCGGCTGCAACTCCCCGCACAAAAACTTGGCCAGGGTGAAAAATTCATGCCTTCTTACCGGACCACCGCGCCTGCACAGCTTGAACTGCTCAGTCGTTTTCTGGCCCAGCGTAAATAA
- the truD gene encoding tRNA pseudouridine(13) synthase TruD: protein MPWVTGDLPGIGGSYKFCPEDFLVDEIPLYPACGRGEHLYLQLEKRGLTTHELLRQLAACFNLQLRDIGYAGLKDAQAVTRQWVSVPARCERLLPRLEQLPVKLLASTRHDNKLRLGHLAGNRFRLRVRQPQPHARQKADLILQRLEKQGVPNHFGEQRYGLLGNSHRLGQLLLNAEYTDFCHEYIGDPERIEHRDWREAAQHFRAGELEAALQRLPARMMNEKNLLTLLIQGRSARAAVLSLPNPLLRLYLSALQSWLFDQLLRQRLPELGRLQAGDLALKHVNGACFLVEDATREQARADLFEISPTAPLFGSKLKLAGQAPGERERELLTRIGLTPESWKLGDGLTMTGERRPLRVPISAFSTREIGPDLQLDFCLPRGSYATSVLHEIMKPERAEVLPLWPETAENC, encoded by the coding sequence ATGCCCTGGGTGACTGGAGATCTGCCCGGAATCGGCGGGAGCTACAAATTCTGCCCCGAGGACTTTCTGGTTGACGAAATCCCCCTCTACCCTGCTTGCGGGCGGGGGGAACATCTCTATCTGCAGCTTGAGAAGCGCGGACTGACGACCCACGAGCTGCTGCGTCAGCTGGCCGCCTGCTTTAACCTTCAGCTGCGCGACATCGGCTATGCCGGGCTCAAGGATGCACAGGCGGTCACGCGTCAGTGGGTTTCGGTCCCGGCGCGTTGTGAACGGCTGCTGCCACGCCTGGAACAGTTGCCCGTTAAACTACTCGCCAGCACCCGGCACGACAACAAACTGCGCCTCGGTCATCTGGCCGGCAACCGCTTTCGCTTAAGGGTGCGCCAGCCACAGCCGCACGCCAGACAAAAGGCCGACCTCATCCTGCAACGCCTCGAAAAACAGGGGGTACCGAACCACTTCGGTGAGCAGCGCTATGGGCTGCTGGGCAATTCCCATCGTCTGGGACAACTCCTGCTTAACGCTGAATATACAGATTTCTGTCATGAATATATCGGCGATCCCGAGCGGATTGAGCATCGGGATTGGCGGGAGGCGGCGCAACACTTCCGCGCCGGGGAGTTAGAGGCAGCCCTGCAGAGACTGCCGGCGCGGATGATGAACGAAAAAAATCTACTGACGCTGCTGATCCAGGGGCGCTCGGCAAGGGCGGCGGTTCTAAGTTTGCCGAATCCGCTCCTGCGTCTCTATCTTTCAGCCCTGCAATCCTGGCTGTTTGATCAACTCCTGCGACAACGACTCCCCGAGCTTGGCCGTTTGCAGGCTGGAGATCTGGCCCTCAAGCATGTCAACGGCGCCTGTTTTCTGGTCGAGGATGCAACCCGCGAGCAGGCCCGCGCCGATCTGTTCGAGATCAGCCCGACCGCGCCGCTGTTCGGCAGTAAACTTAAACTGGCGGGACAGGCTCCTGGCGAACGTGAGCGAGAACTTCTCACGAGGATTGGCCTGACACCTGAAAGCTGGAAATTGGGAGACGGTTTAACCATGACTGGTGAACGGCGCCCACTGCGCGTTCCGATCAGTGCCTTCTCGACCCGCGAAATTGGACCAGATCTTCAGCTCGATTTCTGCCTGCCCCGTGGCAGCTATGCCACGAGCGTGCTGCACGAAATCATGAAACCTGAGCGGGCTGAGGTTCTGCCCCTGTGGCCGGAGACAGCAGAGAACTGCTGA
- a CDS encoding RNase J family beta-CASP ribonuclease — protein MVRLMPLGGLGEIGLNMMALETAGKILLIDCGLMFPEAYMLGVDLVLPDVVMLEERVEDIVGLILTHGHEDHIGAIPYLWSKLGCPKIYGTRLTLGLLHNKLREFQLESKVELVTLAPRQLVDIPPFKIEPFRAAHSIVDGVGYAIRTPAGTVIHTGDFKIDETPVDGEKTDLERLTELGAEGVLLLLADSTNVENSGYTLSETTVAKAFGEIMPGCPRRIIVATFSSNIHRIQQVIDAANACGRRILVNGRSMVSNIAISRQLGYLRATDEMFIDLRDLRDLPPEKVLILTTGSQGEPLSSLMRIALGDHKQIELEAGDTVILSSKFIPGNEKAISDLINNLYRRGAEVFYEKTSEIHVSGHASREELKLIHQLVQPRYFVPIHGEYRHLVKHRQLAIEMGLSPERTLVLENGQSLLFDANNIELGPRFDHGRVFVDGKGIGDVGSLELRDRRHLANHGLVIAMLGVNQATGEVVYGPEIFTRGFIPEDEDASEQLLEEARHQLRDLIVEQSMGAVTDWEELRINVRKTLRRLFNRNLARRPLILPLVLEL, from the coding sequence ATGGTGCGTTTGATGCCGCTGGGCGGGCTGGGCGAGATCGGCTTGAACATGATGGCTCTTGAAACTGCCGGTAAGATTCTGCTTATTGACTGCGGGTTAATGTTTCCCGAGGCCTATATGCTGGGGGTCGATCTGGTGTTGCCCGATGTGGTGATGCTCGAAGAGCGGGTTGAGGATATTGTCGGATTAATTCTGACCCATGGTCATGAAGATCACATCGGCGCCATTCCCTATCTGTGGTCGAAGCTGGGCTGTCCCAAAATCTACGGCACACGCCTGACCCTTGGGCTGCTGCATAATAAACTCAGGGAATTCCAGCTGGAGTCGAAGGTCGAACTTGTAACCCTGGCGCCACGTCAACTGGTCGACATTCCCCCTTTTAAGATCGAGCCTTTTCGCGCGGCCCATTCGATTGTTGATGGGGTCGGCTATGCGATCCGCACTCCGGCCGGAACGGTTATTCATACCGGGGATTTCAAGATTGACGAAACTCCGGTAGACGGTGAAAAAACTGATCTGGAGCGACTGACAGAGCTTGGCGCAGAAGGGGTTCTCCTGCTGCTGGCAGATTCGACCAATGTCGAGAACAGCGGCTATACCCTATCTGAAACCACGGTGGCCAAGGCCTTCGGCGAAATTATGCCCGGCTGTCCGCGGCGGATTATCGTTGCGACCTTTTCGTCCAATATCCACCGCATTCAGCAGGTCATCGATGCGGCAAACGCCTGTGGGCGCAGGATCCTTGTCAATGGCCGCAGCATGGTCTCAAATATCGCTATTTCACGTCAGCTCGGATATCTGCGGGCGACCGATGAGATGTTTATCGATCTGCGTGATCTGCGCGATCTCCCGCCGGAGAAGGTCCTGATTCTGACCACCGGGAGCCAGGGGGAACCGCTCAGTTCTCTCATGCGGATTGCCTTGGGGGATCATAAACAGATCGAGCTTGAAGCGGGTGATACCGTGATCCTTTCGTCCAAGTTTATCCCCGGCAACGAAAAGGCGATCTCCGATCTGATCAATAATCTGTATCGCCGCGGGGCCGAGGTCTTCTACGAAAAAACCAGCGAGATCCATGTCTCTGGCCACGCCAGCCGTGAAGAGCTGAAGCTCATTCATCAGCTGGTGCAGCCGCGCTATTTTGTGCCCATCCATGGTGAGTACCGGCATCTGGTGAAGCATCGTCAGCTGGCGATTGAAATGGGGCTGTCACCCGAGCGGACGCTGGTGCTCGAAAATGGCCAGTCCCTGCTTTTTGATGCAAACAACATCGAGCTCGGGCCGCGGTTTGATCACGGGCGGGTGTTTGTCGATGGCAAGGGGATCGGTGATGTCGGCAGCCTGGAGTTGCGTGACCGGCGGCATCTTGCTAATCATGGACTGGTCATAGCGATGCTGGGGGTGAATCAGGCGACCGGTGAGGTGGTCTACGGGCCAGAAATCTTCACGCGCGGCTTCATCCCTGAAGACGAAGACGCCAGTGAGCAGCTGCTCGAAGAGGCACGTCATCAGTTGCGTGACCTGATCGTCGAACAAAGCATGGGGGCGGTAACCGATTGGGAAGAGTTGCGGATCAATGTGCGCAAAACCCTGCGTCGCCTCTTCAATCGAAATCTTGCCCGGCGGCCGCTGATTCTGCCACTGGTACTTGAACTATAG
- the aroF gene encoding 3-deoxy-7-phosphoheptulonate synthase, translated as MLIVMHHQATDAQILAVKQAVEALGLRAEPIPGSMRTAIGVLDNQGYVDDSAIRELPGVREVIHVSKPYKLVSRDFHPRATIVEVGGVKIGDGEKVVMMAGPCSIETEEQMLTAARQVKAAGGHILRGGAFKPRTGPHSFQGLGIAGLKYLSAAGKAVGLPVVTEVMRIEQLDIVCQHADMLQIGARNMQNFDLLKEVGKLDFPILLKRGMSATIEEFLAAAEYIVAEGNNRVVLCERGIRTFEKATRNTLDLSVVPLIRELSHLPIIVDPSHATGKRHLVPVMARAALMAGAHGLMVEMHPEPEKALCDGAQSLDPKGFEKLMLELRRIEDFMAELAV; from the coding sequence ATGTTAATTGTCATGCATCATCAGGCGACCGATGCCCAGATTCTGGCGGTCAAACAGGCAGTCGAGGCGCTGGGTCTGCGCGCCGAACCGATCCCCGGCAGCATGCGCACCGCCATCGGCGTGCTTGATAATCAGGGCTACGTCGATGATTCCGCCATCCGTGAACTCCCTGGCGTGCGCGAGGTCATCCATGTCAGCAAACCGTACAAACTGGTGTCGCGGGATTTTCATCCCCGGGCGACGATTGTTGAGGTGGGCGGGGTCAAGATTGGCGACGGCGAGAAGGTCGTGATGATGGCCGGTCCCTGTTCTATCGAGACCGAGGAGCAGATGCTGACTGCCGCCCGGCAGGTCAAGGCCGCAGGTGGACACATCCTGCGTGGCGGTGCCTTCAAGCCGCGGACCGGACCGCACAGTTTTCAAGGTCTGGGCATCGCAGGGCTTAAGTATCTGAGCGCGGCCGGCAAGGCGGTCGGGCTGCCGGTGGTGACCGAAGTGATGCGCATCGAGCAGCTGGATATCGTCTGCCAGCACGCCGACATGCTGCAGATCGGCGCACGGAACATGCAGAACTTCGATCTGCTTAAGGAGGTCGGCAAACTTGATTTTCCGATCCTGCTCAAGCGCGGCATGAGCGCAACGATTGAGGAGTTTCTGGCCGCGGCGGAGTATATCGTTGCCGAGGGGAACAATCGCGTGGTGCTGTGCGAGCGCGGGATCCGCACCTTTGAAAAGGCGACGCGAAATACCCTCGATCTTTCAGTGGTGCCGCTGATTCGTGAGCTGAGTCATCTGCCGATTATTGTCGACCCCAGCCATGCCACTGGAAAACGCCATCTGGTGCCGGTGATGGCGCGTGCCGCATTGATGGCTGGCGCCCACGGCCTGATGGTTGAGATGCACCCCGAGCCGGAGAAGGCCCTGTGTGACGGGGCACAAAGCCTTGACCCCAAAGGGTTCGAAAAGCTGATGCTTGAGTTGAGGCGGATAGAGGACTTTATGGCCGAACTCGCCGTCTGA
- a CDS encoding DNA translocase FtsK: MSKQAPDMPTESRIRKEILGLVWLAAGLSLLFCLGSYSHSDPSFNNSLHPAKIQNFGGIFGAHLADLLFQVYGLTALLFPLACLNLAWRWLKFRDVRFNWQRCAAFLLLQIALAGLLALKLSHVMFFGSRIGEAGGAIGRVLVRLLSIYFNLSGAAVVLSVFFLVALIVSTRFSLVLFIDGFLERFGRRFEQRRENRQALTKKVAFREPEIRTPVTLSLPAQTLPPPRKSGKSKSKKSTVDEDQVSFSFLEVEGIYHRPPISLLDHDGEPAAPINREGLALAAKMLERKLLDFGVEGEVVEVKPGPVVTMYEFAPAAGVKVNKISNLQDDLAMAMQAVSIRIVAPIPGRGVVGIEIPNIDRETVYFKEIVESDQFQRTGGKLPMALGKDIFGQTVVSDLAKMPHLLVAGATGSGKSVSINTMILSLLYRAAPEDVRLIMIDPKMIELSMYEGIPHLLLPVVTDPKKANLALAWAVREMERRYQLLADKGVRNLDGYNRKLEKEAKAEYDAVPLEELDDTIILTAEDMLDAETEAEFPVIKPSKEELDHVHLPYIVVIVDELADLMMVAGRDIEESIARLAQKARAAGIHLILATQRPSVDVITGLIKANFPTRISFKVFSRIDSRTILDSMGAETLLGMGDMLFLPPGVGYLQRIHGAYVSELEVQRVVDFLSKQGKPEYDKSILTAQPDAKSAPGEDEDGYDEHWDAALRIVSETKGASISMLQRRLRVGYNRAARMIEKMESEGIVGPSDGSGKPREVLIGRIE; encoded by the coding sequence ATGAGTAAACAAGCTCCCGACATGCCGACAGAAAGCCGTATCCGCAAGGAGATTCTGGGCCTGGTGTGGCTGGCGGCAGGTCTGTCTCTGCTGTTTTGCCTGGGGTCGTACAGTCACAGCGACCCCTCATTCAATAACAGTCTCCACCCGGCCAAAATTCAGAACTTTGGCGGAATTTTTGGCGCTCATCTGGCCGATCTCCTTTTTCAGGTCTATGGCCTGACGGCCCTGCTTTTTCCCCTGGCCTGCCTCAATCTGGCCTGGCGCTGGCTCAAGTTTCGTGATGTGCGATTTAACTGGCAACGCTGTGCCGCCTTTCTGCTGTTGCAGATTGCGCTGGCCGGGCTGCTGGCGCTCAAACTCAGCCATGTTATGTTCTTCGGCAGTCGGATTGGAGAGGCTGGCGGCGCCATAGGACGGGTGCTGGTCAGATTACTTTCTATTTATTTTAATCTCAGTGGCGCAGCCGTCGTTTTAAGCGTGTTTTTTCTGGTGGCCCTGATCGTCTCGACCCGTTTCAGTCTGGTTCTGTTTATCGACGGATTTCTTGAGCGTTTCGGCCGGCGGTTTGAGCAGCGGCGTGAAAATCGTCAGGCGCTGACAAAAAAAGTTGCCTTTCGTGAGCCTGAGATTCGCACTCCGGTGACCCTGTCGCTGCCCGCTCAGACCTTGCCCCCTCCACGTAAAAGCGGAAAATCAAAATCGAAAAAATCGACTGTCGATGAGGATCAGGTCTCCTTTTCGTTTTTAGAGGTTGAAGGTATCTACCATCGTCCTCCGATCTCCTTACTCGATCACGATGGCGAACCTGCCGCGCCGATCAATCGCGAGGGACTGGCGCTGGCGGCCAAAATGCTCGAGCGCAAACTGCTCGACTTCGGGGTTGAAGGAGAAGTGGTCGAAGTCAAGCCCGGCCCGGTGGTGACCATGTATGAATTTGCCCCGGCGGCCGGGGTGAAGGTCAATAAAATCTCCAATCTGCAGGATGATCTGGCGATGGCGATGCAGGCCGTCTCGATCCGCATTGTTGCGCCAATTCCGGGGCGCGGCGTGGTCGGAATTGAAATTCCGAATATCGACCGCGAGACGGTTTATTTTAAAGAGATTGTCGAGTCCGACCAGTTTCAGCGCACCGGCGGTAAACTGCCGATGGCCCTGGGTAAGGATATCTTCGGCCAGACCGTGGTCTCGGACCTGGCCAAGATGCCGCACCTGCTGGTCGCCGGCGCCACCGGCAGTGGTAAGTCGGTGTCGATCAATACAATGATCCTGTCATTACTCTATCGGGCGGCTCCTGAGGATGTGCGGCTGATCATGATCGACCCCAAGATGATCGAGCTCTCGATGTATGAAGGGATTCCACACTTGCTGTTGCCGGTGGTCACTGACCCCAAAAAGGCCAATCTGGCGCTGGCCTGGGCGGTGCGCGAGATGGAACGACGCTATCAGCTGCTGGCCGACAAAGGCGTGCGCAACCTGGATGGCTACAACCGCAAGCTCGAAAAAGAAGCCAAGGCCGAATATGACGCAGTTCCGCTTGAAGAGCTGGATGACACCATTATCCTCACCGCCGAAGACATGCTCGATGCGGAGACTGAGGCCGAATTTCCGGTGATCAAGCCCTCCAAAGAGGAGCTTGATCACGTCCATCTCCCCTACATCGTGGTGATTGTCGACGAATTGGCGGACCTGATGATGGTCGCCGGCCGCGACATTGAAGAATCGATTGCGCGTCTCGCCCAAAAAGCGCGCGCCGCCGGCATCCACCTGATTCTCGCCACCCAGCGACCCAGTGTCGATGTGATCACCGGTCTGATCAAGGCCAATTTTCCGACGCGGATCTCGTTCAAGGTGTTTTCACGTATCGATTCGCGTACCATCCTCGATTCGATGGGGGCCGAAACCTTGCTCGGCATGGGGGATATGCTCTTTCTGCCCCCGGGCGTCGGCTATCTGCAGCGGATCCATGGCGCCTATGTTTCAGAGCTCGAGGTCCAGCGGGTGGTCGACTTCTTGAGCAAACAGGGGAAACCCGAATATGACAAATCGATCCTGACGGCGCAGCCCGACGCGAAAAGCGCGCCTGGCGAAGATGAAGATGGCTATGATGAACACTGGGACGCAGCGTTGCGCATCGTCTCCGAGACCAAGGGCGCATCGATCTCCATGCTCCAGCGTCGGCTGCGCGTCGGCTACAATCGTGCCGCCCGCATGATTGAAAAGATGGAGTCCGAAGGGATTGTCGGGCCCTCCGATGGCAGCGGCAAGCCAAGGGAAGTCCTGATAGGGCGGATAGAGTAA
- the trmB gene encoding tRNA (guanosine(46)-N7)-methyltransferase TrmB, with protein MTQRMTLITSPCYVPESRLHKLDDLQELFACRQPLNLEIGCGIGDFVVQLAEREPQHNFIAIDIFNRGCDQSARRIEEAGLTNVRVLRTEARSLLLHHVKPQSLRAIYINCPDPWPKKRHRKRRLVNSDFLKLALHFLEEEGHFNFSTDFTDYGIEVGELLTAEPGFNNCHATPYTHELGSYPISKYMRRFLELGQPIFYSHYQREPNFAAVAPPAPKKGFRMRWATES; from the coding sequence ATGACCCAACGTATGACCCTGATCACGTCCCCCTGCTATGTGCCCGAATCCCGTCTCCACAAGCTTGATGACCTGCAAGAGCTCTTCGCCTGCCGGCAACCTCTGAACCTGGAGATCGGCTGCGGCATCGGCGACTTTGTGGTGCAACTGGCCGAACGCGAGCCGCAGCATAACTTTATCGCCATCGATATCTTCAATCGTGGTTGCGATCAGTCCGCGCGCCGCATCGAAGAGGCGGGCCTGACCAATGTGCGCGTTCTGCGCACCGAGGCGCGTTCCCTGCTGTTGCACCACGTGAAGCCCCAGAGCCTGCGCGCGATCTATATCAACTGTCCTGATCCCTGGCCCAAAAAACGCCATCGCAAGCGTCGCCTGGTCAACAGCGACTTCCTCAAGCTCGCCCTGCACTTTCTTGAAGAAGAAGGGCATTTCAATTTCAGCACCGACTTTACCGATTACGGGATTGAGGTCGGCGAGCTGTTGACGGCCGAACCGGGATTCAACAACTGCCACGCCACCCCCTACACTCACGAGCTGGGGAGTTACCCCATTTCGAAATATATGCGCCGCTTTCTTGAGCTGGGACAACCGATCTTCTACAGCCATTATCAGCGCGAACCCAACTTTGCCGCCGTAGCGCCCCCCGCCCCGAAAAAAGGCTTTCGCATGCGCTGGGCCACGGAGAGCTGA
- a CDS encoding single-stranded DNA-binding protein yields MSVNKVILVGNLGKDPELRYTPAGAAVATFSLATTERYKDRDGNRQEKTEWHNIVAWRQLAEICGKYLHKGKQIYIEGKIQTRSYDDRDGNKKYITEIVADQMHMLGSKTDDQSGGHGGKPAHHDAGGNQGRYGGQPQSGGSAGGQPSKAAPQSRDFEEPTYNDDDEIPF; encoded by the coding sequence ATGTCGGTCAACAAAGTTATTCTGGTCGGAAATCTAGGTAAAGACCCCGAGCTCCGTTACACCCCCGCAGGCGCAGCGGTTGCGACCTTTTCTCTGGCGACAACCGAGCGCTACAAAGATCGGGACGGCAATCGTCAGGAGAAAACCGAGTGGCATAACATCGTGGCCTGGCGCCAGTTGGCCGAGATCTGTGGTAAATACCTCCACAAGGGCAAGCAGATCTATATCGAGGGGAAGATTCAGACCCGCTCCTATGACGATCGCGACGGCAACAAAAAATATATTACCGAAATCGTTGCCGACCAGATGCATATGCTGGGGAGCAAAACTGACGATCAGAGCGGTGGTCACGGCGGAAAACCTGCGCACCACGATGCAGGTGGGAATCAGGGTCGTTATGGCGGACAACCTCAGAGCGGAGGCTCCGCCGGAGGGCAACCGTCGAAAGCTGCCCCACAGAGTAGAGACTTTGAAGAACCGACTTACAATGACGATGATGAGATCCCCTTTTAG
- a CDS encoding pyridoxal phosphate-dependent aminotransferase: MQIPLSRRAQLVTPFLAMEVMEKAKALEATGRDIIYLCLGEPDFPTPPAVVAATRQALEDGATSYTHSLGLLELRTEIARYYHQRYGVRIEPEQVLVSNGTSPLMLLLFSLLLEEGDELILPDPGYACYPNFVRFAGGNPVALRTDPANGFQPRPAEVQAVISPRSRGLLINSPSNPAGSVLGGAELQALARLPIPIISDEIYHGLTYEGDEHSILEYTNNAFVLGGFSKAYAMTGWRLGYLISPPGCVRALQALHQNFMICANHFVQLGGVAALRYCSADVERMRRLYDLRRRQLVRQLRDLGFGIPFMPKGAFYVLADARHIDTDSMRLALDILDKTGVALTPGIDFGEGAEGFLRFSYSSPLEKIDDAMQRLTLYLRDRGKLPPR; the protein is encoded by the coding sequence ATGCAGATTCCGCTCAGCCGCCGCGCCCAGCTGGTGACTCCTTTTCTGGCCATGGAAGTGATGGAGAAGGCCAAGGCTCTTGAAGCCACTGGCCGCGATATCATCTATCTCTGTCTGGGGGAGCCAGATTTTCCGACCCCGCCGGCGGTGGTCGCTGCCACGCGTCAGGCGTTGGAGGATGGTGCTACCTCCTACACCCATTCCCTCGGCCTGCTCGAACTGCGCACGGAGATCGCTCGATATTATCACCAGCGCTACGGGGTGCGTATCGAGCCGGAGCAGGTCCTGGTCAGTAACGGCACCAGTCCGCTGATGCTGCTGCTCTTTTCTCTGCTGCTGGAAGAGGGGGATGAGCTGATCCTGCCCGATCCCGGTTACGCCTGTTATCCCAATTTCGTGCGCTTTGCCGGCGGCAACCCTGTGGCGCTACGGACCGACCCGGCAAACGGCTTTCAGCCGCGCCCCGCAGAAGTTCAGGCCGTGATCAGCCCCCGCAGTCGTGGCCTGCTGATCAACTCTCCGTCTAACCCGGCGGGGTCAGTGCTGGGCGGGGCCGAACTTCAAGCCCTGGCGCGGCTGCCGATTCCGATTATCTCGGATGAAATCTATCACGGCCTCACCTACGAAGGTGACGAACACTCCATCCTCGAATACACCAATAACGCCTTTGTCCTGGGGGGATTCTCCAAGGCCTACGCCATGACCGGCTGGCGGCTCGGATATCTGATCTCCCCCCCCGGCTGTGTGCGTGCACTGCAGGCGCTGCATCAGAATTTTATGATCTGCGCCAATCATTTTGTTCAGCTTGGCGGGGTTGCCGCCCTGCGTTACTGCAGTGCCGACGTCGAACGGATGCGGCGGCTCTATGATCTGCGCCGTCGTCAGCTGGTGCGGCAACTGCGCGATCTTGGCTTCGGCATCCCGTTTATGCCGAAAGGGGCCTTTTATGTGCTGGCCGATGCACGCCACATCGATACCGATTCGATGCGCCTGGCCCTCGATATTCTGGATAAAACCGGGGTGGCGTTGACCCCCGGTATTGATTTTGGTGAGGGGGCCGAAGGCTTCCTGCGCTTCTCCTATTCGAGTCCGCTGGAGAAGATTGATGACGCCATGCAGCGGCTCACCCTTTATCTGCGTGATCGTGGCAAACTGCCCCCTCGCTAA
- a CDS encoding lysophospholipid acyltransferase family protein has product MLRIVFFYVLFFPWTALVILCGAPFSLLRADYMHNSGRLWARVTLWLAGVRLQVSGHEHLPVNGQPVIFAGNHQSNFDILCYFAGLPLQFRWMAKEELFQVPLFGFAMRRSGYIAIDRSNGRKAMKGITLAAERIQSGTSVVIFPEGTRSYDGKLQEFKKGGFLIALKARVPIVPVAISGSWQVMHKGEFKFRPGIIRLQILAPIETASLTIRDSERLLDQVSSVLTEAIEKESHFANIN; this is encoded by the coding sequence GTGTTGCGAATTGTCTTTTTTTATGTGCTTTTTTTCCCATGGACGGCATTAGTCATTCTGTGTGGTGCGCCCTTCTCTCTGCTGCGCGCAGATTATATGCACAATAGTGGCAGGCTCTGGGCGCGAGTCACATTATGGCTGGCAGGCGTTCGGCTGCAGGTTTCAGGACACGAACATCTGCCTGTAAATGGCCAACCGGTGATTTTCGCCGGAAATCACCAGAGCAATTTTGATATTCTGTGTTACTTTGCCGGACTGCCGCTGCAGTTTCGCTGGATGGCAAAAGAAGAACTTTTTCAGGTGCCTTTGTTCGGTTTTGCTATGCGCCGTAGCGGATATATTGCGATTGACCGGAGCAACGGACGTAAAGCGATGAAGGGCATAACTCTGGCTGCCGAACGGATTCAAAGCGGGACCTCGGTAGTGATCTTCCCTGAGGGGACGCGCAGTTATGATGGTAAACTGCAGGAGTTTAAAAAAGGGGGATTCCTGATTGCGCTCAAGGCTCGGGTGCCGATTGTGCCGGTTGCGATCAGCGGCAGTTGGCAGGTGATGCATAAAGGTGAGTTTAAATTTCGTCCCGGCATTATCCGGCTGCAGATTTTGGCGCCGATTGAGACCGCCTCCTTGACCATTCGTGATTCGGAGCGCTTGCTGGATCAGGTCAGCAGCGTCCTGACCGAAGCTATAGAAAAGGAGAGCCACTTTGCCAATATCAACTGA